The Oscillospiraceae bacterium genome contains a region encoding:
- a CDS encoding xanthine/uracil permease: MTQALDRLFHFSVRGSTVRRELVGALTTFFAIAYIIFVTPGYLVQTGMDYTAVLIATCVSAALGCFLTGAFNLPFILTPGVGLNAFFTYTLCLTMGYTWQQGLAVVFISGALFLVVALTPLRDKMVACIPPSMKNAISAGLGMFIALIGLLNAGIVTAQGGALLLGDLADPAVLLALLGLLVTGVLMAWKVKGAMLIGIAAVTLLGLPCGVSALPQQAAAGFSLAPTLLKLDFGGVLSLGVLPLVTAVTTFTICLCFDTLGSVISIAGAGGLLQADGGIGENGRALTLSALGTCAGACLGAPALIPPVECSTGVSEGARTGLHSVFVGLLFLAAILVAPIAGVVPSAATAPSLILIGMLMIGNATNIYWHSLEIALPCFLTMIMIPFSYSVADGIGVGFISYAAIQLVSGKGRRVPVLTYALAGVFVAMYVLSAL, encoded by the coding sequence ATGACACAGGCACTCGACAGGCTCTTTCATTTCTCGGTGCGCGGCAGCACGGTGCGGCGGGAGCTGGTGGGGGCGCTTACTACCTTTTTCGCCATCGCTTACATTATTTTTGTAACGCCGGGGTATCTGGTGCAGACTGGCATGGACTATACGGCCGTGCTCATTGCCACCTGTGTTTCGGCTGCGCTGGGCTGCTTTTTGACCGGCGCGTTCAACCTGCCCTTCATCCTGACCCCCGGCGTGGGGCTGAACGCTTTTTTTACCTATACGCTCTGCCTTACCATGGGCTACACCTGGCAGCAGGGGCTGGCGGTGGTATTTATTTCGGGCGCGCTGTTCCTGGTGGTTGCCCTCACGCCGCTGCGCGATAAAATGGTGGCCTGCATCCCGCCCTCCATGAAAAACGCGATCAGCGCGGGCCTGGGCATGTTCATCGCCCTGATCGGCCTGCTCAACGCGGGCATCGTGACCGCGCAGGGCGGGGCCCTTTTGCTGGGCGATCTGGCCGACCCGGCGGTGCTGCTGGCCTTGCTGGGGCTGCTGGTGACCGGGGTGCTGATGGCCTGGAAGGTGAAGGGCGCCATGCTCATTGGCATTGCCGCCGTGACCCTGCTGGGGCTGCCCTGCGGGGTGAGCGCCCTGCCGCAGCAGGCAGCGGCGGGGTTTTCGCTGGCCCCTACCCTTTTGAAGCTGGATTTCGGCGGCGTGCTGTCGCTGGGGGTGCTGCCCCTGGTCACGGCGGTGACGACCTTTACGATCTGCCTGTGCTTTGACACCCTGGGCTCGGTGATCAGCATCGCCGGCGCGGGGGGCCTGCTGCAGGCGGACGGCGGCATTGGCGAAAACGGCCGCGCGCTGACTCTTTCGGCCCTGGGTACCTGCGCGGGCGCATGCCTGGGGGCCCCGGCGCTGATCCCGCCGGTGGAGTGCTCCACCGGCGTGTCGGAGGGCGCGCGCACAGGGCTACACTCGGTGTTTGTGGGGCTGCTGTTTTTGGCAGCGATTTTGGTGGCGCCCATTGCGGGCGTTGTTCCCAGTGCGGCCACCGCGCCCTCCCTGATCCTGATCGGCATGCTGATGATCGGCAATGCCACCAACATCTACTGGCACAGCCTGGAGATCGCGCTGCCGTGCTTTTTGACCATGATCATGATCCCCTTCAGCTACTCGGTGGCGGACGGCATCGGCGTGGGCTTTATCTCCTATGCTGCCATCCAGCTGGTGAGCGGCAAGGGCAGGCGGGTGCCCGTGCTTACCTATGCGCTGGCGGGCGTGTTCGTGGCCATGTACGTGCTGTCGGCGCTGTAA
- the sigK gene encoding RNA polymerase sigma factor has translation MFGVFLSFVASHIVYLALHLEASSFPKPLTPTQEVEAFAAFKAGDLAARDRIIRHNLRLVAHIVKKYYSTPGDAEDLISIGTIGLIKAVNSFDNTKKARFSTYASKCIDNEVRMSFRKLKKAPATMSMQDPIEAGKDGSTLTVIDVVPDDFIIHEDYEQREESARLHDFVEHLSGRERQVILLRYGLSGQPPLTQQEVADLLGISRSYISRIEKAAVEKLRTGMTSQDAV, from the coding sequence ATGTTCGGGGTATTTTTAAGTTTCGTCGCCAGCCACATCGTATATCTGGCGCTTCACCTGGAGGCCAGCAGCTTCCCCAAGCCCTTGACGCCGACGCAGGAAGTCGAGGCTTTTGCCGCGTTCAAGGCCGGCGACCTGGCCGCGCGGGACCGCATCATCCGCCACAACCTGCGCCTGGTGGCGCACATTGTAAAGAAATACTATTCCACCCCCGGCGACGCCGAGGACCTGATCAGCATCGGCACCATCGGCCTGATCAAGGCGGTGAACAGCTTCGACAACACCAAGAAGGCCCGCTTTTCCACCTACGCTTCCAAGTGCATCGACAACGAGGTTCGCATGAGCTTCCGCAAGCTGAAAAAGGCCCCGGCCACCATGAGCATGCAGGACCCCATCGAGGCGGGAAAAGACGGCAGCACCCTCACGGTGATCGACGTGGTACCCGACGATTTTATCATTCACGAGGATTACGAGCAGCGGGAGGAAAGCGCCCGCCTGCACGATTTTGTAGAGCATCTCTCCGGCCGTGAGCGGCAGGTGATCCTGCTTCGGTACGGTCTTTCCGGCCAGCCGCCGCTCACCCAGCAGGAGGTGGCCGATCTTTTGGGCATCAGCCGAAGCTACATCAGCCGCATCGAAAAGGCGGCGGTGGAAAAGCTGCGCACCGGCATGACCAGCCAGGACGCGGTGTGA
- a CDS encoding RNA polymerase sigma factor RpoD yields the protein MAEKKNVIRELIETGKRNGKLTTKEINDAIEESGFDVEQIDKLYETMEGHGIEIVEEPDPEAETFTLTEESVDLFESALSAEGVAIDDPVKVYLKEIGRVPLLSSDEEIQLALDILAGGEAQEKRTAQFPEICRIEADQALSVVERKEQMEQARAALTREQLAELGRLDTTARRGERAKQRLSEANLRLVVSIAKRYVGRGMQFLDLIQEGNLGLIKAVEKFDHTKGFKFSTYATWWIRQAITRAIADQARTIRIPVHMVETINKVKKVSSQLLHQNGHEPTADEISDALEMPVEKVREIMRVAQEPVSLETPIGEEEDSHLGDFIPDEDAPVPAEAASHTLLKEQLSSVLSTLTPREEKVLRLRFGLEDGRPRTLEEVGHEFEVTRERIRQIEAKALRKLRHPSRSKKLKDFLD from the coding sequence ATGGCTGAAAAGAAAAACGTGATCCGCGAACTCATCGAGACCGGCAAGCGCAACGGAAAGCTCACCACAAAGGAGATCAACGACGCCATCGAGGAGAGCGGGTTTGACGTGGAGCAGATCGACAAGCTCTACGAAACCATGGAGGGCCATGGCATTGAGATCGTGGAGGAGCCCGACCCCGAAGCCGAGACCTTTACCCTGACCGAAGAGAGCGTGGATTTGTTCGAGAGCGCCCTGTCGGCGGAAGGAGTTGCCATCGACGACCCCGTAAAGGTCTATTTGAAAGAGATTGGCCGGGTGCCCCTGCTGAGCAGCGACGAGGAGATCCAGCTTGCGCTGGACATTCTGGCCGGGGGCGAGGCGCAGGAAAAGCGCACCGCCCAGTTCCCCGAGATCTGCCGCATCGAGGCAGACCAGGCGCTTTCGGTGGTGGAGCGCAAGGAGCAGATGGAGCAGGCCCGCGCCGCGCTCACCCGTGAACAGCTGGCCGAGCTGGGCAGGCTGGACACCACCGCCCGCCGGGGCGAGCGCGCAAAGCAGCGCCTTTCGGAGGCAAACTTGCGGCTGGTGGTGTCCATTGCCAAGCGGTATGTGGGCCGCGGGATGCAGTTCCTGGACTTGATTCAGGAGGGGAACCTGGGCCTGATCAAGGCGGTGGAAAAGTTCGACCACACAAAGGGCTTTAAGTTTTCTACCTATGCCACATGGTGGATCCGGCAGGCCATCACCCGCGCCATTGCCGACCAGGCTCGCACCATCCGCATTCCGGTGCACATGGTCGAGACCATCAACAAGGTGAAAAAGGTGTCGAGCCAGCTGCTGCACCAGAACGGCCACGAGCCCACGGCCGATGAGATCAGCGACGCGCTGGAAATGCCGGTGGAAAAGGTGCGCGAGATCATGCGGGTCGCGCAGGAGCCCGTGAGCCTGGAAACGCCCATCGGCGAAGAGGAGGACAGCCACCTGGGCGATTTTATCCCGGATGAGGACGCCCCCGTTCCGGCCGAGGCCGCCAGCCATACCCTGCTGAAGGAGCAGCTTTCCAGCGTGCTGTCCACCCTGACCCCCCGCGAGGAAAAGGTTCTGCGCCTGCGCTTCGGCCTGGAGGACGGCCGCCCCCGCACCCTGGAAGAGGTGGGCCATGAGTTCGAGGTGACCCGCGAGCGCATCCGGCAGATCGAGGCCAAGGCCCTGCGCAAGCTGCGCCACCCCAGCCGTTCGAAAAAACTCAAGGACTTTTTGGATTGA
- a CDS encoding YigZ family protein, whose protein sequence is MQDYRTIQGKAAAELEEKRSRFIARAAFAGGEEAALAFLETVRAANRTASHNVYAYVLREGARTRYSDDGEPAKTAGLPVLGAIQHAGLTDCIVVVTRYFGGTLLGTGGLVRAYTESAARALAAARVVTVRACVTLSLELEYSLYERAVLLLQNAGAKLAEPEFGQLVTLRATLPAGAEAPLLPAFAELTRGAAAPWVSPPFYAPF, encoded by the coding sequence ATGCAGGATTACCGCACCATCCAGGGGAAGGCGGCCGCCGAGCTGGAAGAAAAGCGCAGCCGCTTTATTGCCCGGGCGGCTTTTGCCGGCGGGGAAGAGGCGGCGCTGGCGTTTTTGGAAACCGTGCGCGCCGCCAACCGCACGGCCAGCCACAACGTGTACGCCTATGTGCTGCGCGAGGGCGCCCGTACCCGCTATTCCGATGACGGGGAGCCCGCCAAAACGGCCGGCCTGCCGGTGCTGGGGGCCATTCAGCACGCGGGCCTTACCGACTGCATCGTGGTGGTGACCCGCTATTTTGGGGGCACGCTGCTGGGCACAGGGGGCCTGGTGCGCGCCTACACCGAAAGCGCGGCCCGCGCGCTGGCCGCCGCCCGGGTGGTCACGGTGCGGGCCTGTGTTACCCTGAGCCTGGAGCTGGAATATTCGCTGTATGAGCGGGCGGTGCTGCTTTTGCAGAACGCCGGCGCAAAGCTGGCCGAGCCGGAGTTCGGGCAGCTGGTCACCCTGCGCGCCACCCTGCCCGCCGGGGCCGAGGCGCCGCTGCTGCCCGCCTTTGCCGAACTGACCCGCGGCGCGGCGGCGCCATGGGTTTCGCCGCCCTTTTACGCGCCTTTTTGA
- a CDS encoding histidine kinase, whose amino-acid sequence MREKTVAATLENLEQVQAFIEQELQAAGCSPKAMLQISVAVEEIYVNIAHYAYHPEVGEATVRCAVGGDPLQVTVQFLDSGKPFDPLAKPDADTTLSAEERQIGGLGILMVKKSMDAVDYRYENGKNILTLRKSIS is encoded by the coding sequence GTGAGAGAAAAGACCGTGGCGGCAACGCTGGAAAACCTGGAGCAGGTGCAGGCCTTTATTGAACAGGAGCTGCAGGCGGCGGGCTGTTCCCCCAAGGCCATGCTGCAGATCTCGGTGGCGGTGGAGGAGATCTACGTGAACATCGCCCACTACGCTTACCACCCCGAGGTGGGCGAGGCGACCGTGCGCTGCGCGGTGGGGGGCGACCCCCTGCAGGTGACCGTTCAGTTTTTGGACAGCGGCAAGCCCTTTGACCCGCTGGCAAAGCCGGATGCGGACACCACCCTCTCCGCCGAGGAGCGGCAGATCGGGGGCCTGGGCATCCTGATGGTGAAAAAGTCCATGGACGCGGTGGATTACCGCTATGAAAACGGAAAAAATATTCTTACACTTCGCAAAAGCATTTCCTGA
- a CDS encoding carbon starvation protein CstA produces MITFFAALALLLAGYLVYSRLVEHIFGPDDRPTPAVALADGVDFVAMPTWKVFLIQLLNIAGTGPIFGALMGAVFGPVVFLWIVFGSILGGAVHDYCTGMISCRMGGASVSEIVGKYLGGGMKQVMRVFSVVLLVLVGTVFVTSPAALLAMLTPEALSAPFWVAVILLYYLLATLLPIDKLIGRIYPVFGIVLIVMVLGIGGGILLQGYQLPELVLANLHPAGKPIWPYMFITVACGAVSGFHATQSPMMARCLKREKDGRRVFYGAMITEGVIALIWAAAGVAFYGSTGGLQAALAAMGQSGVVYNISTKLLGVAGGALAVVGVVACPITSGDTAFRSARLTLADWFHIDQGRIGRRLLLTLPLLAAGALLTQLNFDVVWRYFSWANQTLAMIALWAAAVYLRSSCGRAQSLLAAVPAAFMSAVCSTYILMADEGLKLPQSIAYPAGIAFALGCAAIFALRVWRKKEEAVR; encoded by the coding sequence GTGATTACCTTTTTTGCGGCCCTGGCCCTGCTGCTGGCGGGCTACCTTGTGTACAGCAGGCTGGTGGAGCACATTTTTGGCCCGGACGACCGGCCCACGCCCGCCGTGGCGCTGGCCGATGGGGTGGATTTTGTGGCGATGCCCACCTGGAAGGTGTTCCTGATCCAGCTGCTGAACATCGCGGGCACCGGCCCGATTTTCGGCGCGCTGATGGGTGCGGTGTTCGGGCCGGTGGTGTTTTTGTGGATTGTGTTCGGCAGCATTTTGGGCGGCGCGGTGCACGATTACTGCACCGGCATGATTTCCTGCCGCATGGGCGGGGCGTCGGTGTCTGAGATTGTGGGCAAATACCTGGGCGGCGGCATGAAACAGGTGATGCGGGTGTTTTCGGTGGTGCTGCTGGTGCTGGTGGGCACGGTGTTCGTTACCAGCCCCGCGGCGCTTCTTGCCATGCTTACGCCCGAAGCGCTGAGCGCGCCCTTTTGGGTGGCGGTGATCCTGCTGTATTATCTGTTGGCGACCCTGCTGCCCATCGACAAGCTCATCGGCAGGATCTACCCGGTGTTCGGCATTGTGCTCATTGTGATGGTGCTGGGCATCGGCGGGGGCATTCTGCTGCAGGGATACCAGCTCCCGGAGCTGGTGCTGGCGAACCTGCACCCCGCGGGAAAGCCCATCTGGCCCTACATGTTCATCACCGTGGCCTGCGGCGCAGTGTCGGGCTTTCACGCCACCCAGTCGCCCATGATGGCGCGCTGCCTGAAACGGGAAAAGGACGGCCGCCGGGTGTTTTACGGCGCCATGATCACCGAGGGCGTGATCGCCCTGATCTGGGCGGCGGCCGGCGTGGCGTTTTACGGCTCCACCGGCGGGCTGCAGGCGGCGCTGGCCGCGATGGGCCAGTCCGGCGTGGTGTACAATATTTCCACAAAGCTCCTGGGCGTTGCGGGCGGCGCGCTGGCGGTGGTGGGGGTGGTGGCCTGCCCCATCACCAGCGGGGACACCGCGTTCCGCTCGGCGCGCCTGACCCTGGCCGACTGGTTCCACATTGACCAGGGCAGGATCGGCAGGCGGCTGCTGCTCACCCTGCCGCTGCTGGCGGCAGGCGCGCTGCTGACCCAGCTCAACTTCGACGTGGTCTGGCGCTATTTTTCCTGGGCAAACCAGACCCTCGCCATGATCGCCCTGTGGGCGGCGGCGGTTTATCTGCGCAGCAGCTGCGGCAGGGCGCAGAGCCTGCTGGCCGCAGTGCCCGCGGCATTTATGTCGGCGGTGTGCAGCACCTATATCCTTATGGCCGACGAGGGGCTGAAGCTGCCGCAAAGCATTGCTTACCCGGCGGGCATTGCCTTCGCCCTGGGGTGCGCGGCGATTTTTGCCCTGCGGGTCTGGCGCAAAAAAGAGGAGGCCGTGCGGTAA
- a CDS encoding xanthine/uracil permease — protein sequence MNSLDRYFHIRERGSTLSKEIVGGATNFFAMAYLIVVIPATLEQAGMDYGAVMAATCIAAALGSVLTGLFANVPFAQAPGLGFNTFLVYTLCARYGYTWQQALAIVFISGLLFLALTVLPLREKLLDAIPMPLKFALSAGVGLLITLSGLISAGIVTADNNLLDIGRLVSPGPLLALAGVFFTAALLLHKVPGAMIIGIVAVAAAGVPFGVTVLPGHVTAAVDLAPVVFQLDFGGLLSQGVLPLASALLSLVFTDCFDTVGTLLGVAGDAKLTDNTGSFPGEGRAMMADAAATCAGALLGVTNVTTMAESAVGVHEGARTGLCPVVTGLLFLLALPFAPLAGAIPGAATAAAVIIVGMMMMSGISQITWKHVEISLPCFLMIVGMPFTFSITDGIALGCIAYVAVMICRKRAAMVNPWMYGLTALFLAMFALQVLA from the coding sequence ATGAATTCGTTGGATCGGTATTTTCACATCCGGGAACGCGGCTCCACCCTCTCGAAGGAGATCGTTGGGGGCGCCACCAACTTTTTTGCCATGGCTTACCTGATCGTGGTAATTCCCGCCACGCTCGAGCAGGCGGGCATGGACTACGGCGCGGTGATGGCCGCCACCTGCATTGCCGCGGCGCTGGGCAGCGTGCTGACCGGCCTTTTTGCCAACGTGCCCTTTGCCCAGGCGCCGGGCCTTGGCTTCAACACCTTTTTGGTCTACACCCTGTGCGCCCGCTACGGCTACACCTGGCAGCAGGCCCTGGCGATCGTTTTTATCTCCGGCCTGCTGTTCCTGGCGCTGACCGTTCTGCCGCTGCGCGAAAAGCTGCTGGACGCCATTCCCATGCCGCTGAAATTCGCGCTGTCTGCCGGGGTGGGGCTGCTGATCACCCTGTCCGGCCTGATCAGCGCGGGCATCGTTACAGCCGACAACAACCTGCTGGACATTGGCAGGCTGGTCTCCCCCGGCCCGCTGCTGGCGCTGGCGGGGGTGTTCTTTACCGCGGCGCTGCTGCTGCACAAGGTGCCGGGGGCGATGATCATCGGCATCGTTGCCGTGGCGGCGGCGGGGGTGCCCTTTGGGGTGACCGTGCTGCCCGGGCATGTTACCGCGGCGGTGGATCTGGCGCCCGTGGTGTTCCAACTGGATTTCGGCGGGCTTTTGAGCCAGGGTGTGCTGCCGCTGGCGTCCGCGCTGCTGAGCCTGGTGTTCACCGACTGTTTTGACACGGTGGGTACCCTTTTGGGGGTGGCGGGCGACGCCAAGCTCACTGACAATACCGGCAGCTTCCCCGGCGAGGGACGCGCCATGATGGCGGACGCCGCCGCCACCTGCGCGGGCGCGCTGCTGGGGGTCACCAACGTGACCACCATGGCGGAATCGGCCGTGGGGGTGCACGAGGGGGCGCGCACGGGCCTGTGCCCCGTTGTGACCGGGCTGCTTTTCCTGCTGGCGCTTCCCTTTGCCCCGCTGGCGGGGGCGATCCCCGGCGCGGCCACGGCCGCCGCGGTGATCATTGTGGGCATGATGATGATGTCCGGCATTTCCCAGATCACCTGGAAGCACGTGGAGATCTCGCTGCCCTGCTTTTTGATGATCGTGGGCATGCCCTTTACCTTTTCCATCACCGACGGCATTGCCCTGGGGTGCATCGCGTATGTGGCGGTGATGATCTGCCGCAAACGGGCGGCGATGGTGAACCCCTGGATGTACGGCCTGACGGCCCTGTTCCTGGCCATGTTTGCGCTGCAGGTGCTGGCGTAA
- a CDS encoding clostripain: MKLKRKIPLGKGILAAASLSAALGLGAAVTSWQPAAPAASTPAASYTRQAEETEYGVLLYMVGSNLESECGAATSNLQELLAADLGTVRVVGEAGGSLLWHTEGFEVGKNTRFRIEEGRLTVDAALPARNMGEAGTLADFIQYARTCYPAEKTVLVLWDHGDGPVGGFGCDDLCGGDSLMLTELDAALAAAGCDQQPLEVIGLDACCMATLETALTFSPYARYMVASQEMEPAGGWDYTAMAGLPGTGPKEAALLLAQQYYAKNAVSYPAATVSVTDLAALEGLAQQVETLAAGLEQAPLAGQAQARAGVFGFGGAGRTQGQSDLVDLRSLVEALAPLAEGGAAEEDPAGSGPGEPQGLETALRQAVLLSLSEGGQACGLSLYAPYAELDDAANQLQRYRAVGKLPRYEAGAQAFADYLQSARLARFEPLSVQAEGGLLQVEGPPGVRTAYATLWEQDETADGYYYLVGTDGDLTVENGEYSCPLNGEWTFLGGQPLCTLELQSPEGLYTQYACPVLYEGRRANLILQYDLQNPYGRAAYLVPLGETGFSRQVLPLQGGEELTPLYPVEAFADAETGGEAPPPAPADYPTAVPGFKVGEPFVYEDGMAPEALPAAEAALYGFWFVTWENQDVYSEFYAAA; this comes from the coding sequence ATGAAGCTGAAACGTAAAATCCCCCTTGGCAAGGGAATCCTGGCCGCAGCGTCGCTGAGCGCGGCGCTGGGGCTTGGGGCGGCGGTAACAAGCTGGCAGCCCGCCGCCCCGGCAGCTTCCACCCCGGCGGCAAGCTATACCAGGCAGGCTGAGGAGACGGAGTATGGGGTGCTTTTGTACATGGTGGGCAGCAATTTGGAGAGCGAATGCGGCGCTGCCACCTCCAATTTGCAGGAGCTGCTGGCGGCGGACCTGGGCACGGTGCGGGTGGTGGGCGAGGCGGGGGGGAGCCTATTGTGGCACACCGAAGGATTTGAGGTGGGAAAGAACACCCGTTTCCGAATTGAAGAAGGGCGGCTGACGGTGGATGCGGCGCTGCCTGCCCGCAACATGGGCGAGGCGGGCACGCTGGCGGACTTTATCCAATATGCCCGCACCTGCTACCCGGCTGAAAAGACCGTCCTGGTGCTGTGGGACCACGGCGACGGACCGGTGGGCGGTTTTGGGTGCGACGATCTGTGCGGGGGCGATTCGCTGATGCTCACCGAGCTGGACGCGGCCCTGGCCGCAGCGGGCTGCGACCAGCAGCCGCTGGAGGTGATCGGGCTGGACGCCTGCTGCATGGCCACGCTGGAAACGGCCCTTACCTTTTCGCCCTATGCCCGCTATATGGTGGCCTCGCAGGAGATGGAGCCCGCCGGAGGGTGGGATTATACCGCGATGGCAGGCCTTCCCGGCACCGGGCCAAAAGAGGCGGCGCTGCTGCTGGCACAGCAGTATTACGCAAAAAATGCCGTTTCCTATCCGGCGGCGACGGTCAGCGTGACCGACCTGGCGGCCCTGGAAGGGTTGGCGCAGCAGGTGGAAACGCTGGCGGCGGGGCTGGAACAGGCGCCGCTCGCCGGGCAGGCGCAGGCACGGGCAGGGGTGTTTGGGTTCGGCGGGGCCGGGCGTACACAGGGGCAGTCTGATTTGGTGGACCTGCGCAGCCTGGTGGAGGCGCTGGCCCCCCTGGCGGAGGGCGGCGCGGCGGAAGAGGATCCTGCCGGCTCCGGGCCGGGGGAGCCGCAGGGGCTGGAAACAGCCCTGCGGCAGGCCGTGCTGCTTTCTTTGAGCGAGGGCGGGCAGGCCTGCGGCCTGTCGCTGTACGCGCCCTATGCCGAATTGGACGATGCGGCAAACCAGCTGCAGCGCTACCGGGCGGTGGGAAAACTGCCCCGCTATGAAGCCGGGGCGCAGGCCTTTGCCGACTATCTGCAAAGCGCCCGGCTGGCCCGGTTTGAGCCCCTGAGCGTACAGGCGGAGGGCGGCTTGCTGCAGGTGGAGGGGCCGCCCGGCGTGCGCACGGCTTACGCCACCCTGTGGGAGCAGGACGAAACCGCGGATGGTTATTACTATCTGGTGGGCACCGACGGAGACCTGACGGTGGAGAATGGGGAGTACAGCTGCCCGCTGAACGGGGAGTGGACCTTTTTGGGCGGCCAGCCCCTGTGCACATTGGAGCTGCAAAGCCCCGAGGGCCTTTACACGCAGTATGCCTGCCCGGTCCTTTACGAAGGGCGGCGCGCAAACCTTATTCTGCAGTACGATCTGCAAAACCCCTATGGCCGGGCGGCGTATCTGGTGCCGCTGGGGGAAACGGGCTTTTCCCGCCAGGTCCTGCCGCTGCAAGGGGGCGAAGAGCTCACGCCGCTTTACCCGGTAGAGGCCTTTGCCGACGCGGAGACGGGCGGGGAAGCGCCCCCGCCTGCCCCGGCAGATTACCCCACCGCCGTGCCGGGCTTCAAGGTGGGGGAGCCGTTTGTATATGAGGACGGCATGGCCCCGGAGGCGCTGCCCGCGGCGGAGGCGGCGCTGTACGGCTTTTGGTTCGTTACCTGGGAAAACCAGGACGTTTATTCCGAGTTTTACGCAGCCGCGTAA
- a CDS encoding deoxyguanosinetriphosphate triphosphohydrolase-like protein, whose product MPTVRERTQEIERMTLAPGAALSENSRGRLRPEEACPLRTCYQRDRDRIIHCKSFRRLKQKTQVFLSPEGDHYRTRLTHTLEVNQIARTIARALRLNEDLTEAIALGHDLGHTPFGHAGERALNALCPGGFKHYQQSVRVVDKLEKNFQGLNLTWEVRNGFICHTRGKWAATLEGRAVRYADRIAYMNHDIEDAITAGVLRPDALPKEIVQVLGATKGVRITTLISDLVEHSTPADLAFSPEVGEAYEALHDFMYSTVYVDKQAKREEQKVEKVIAELYERFVSDPNLLPDGFLQIAYQQGTDRAVTDYISGMSDEFAIRTFEDFFVPQKWHVL is encoded by the coding sequence ATGCCCACAGTGCGCGAGCGCACCCAGGAGATCGAGCGCATGACGCTGGCGCCCGGCGCTGCCCTGAGCGAAAACAGCCGGGGCCGCCTGCGGCCGGAGGAGGCCTGCCCCCTGCGCACCTGCTACCAGCGCGACCGGGACCGGATCATCCACTGCAAGTCCTTCCGGCGGCTGAAACAAAAAACGCAGGTGTTCCTTTCGCCCGAGGGCGACCACTACCGCACCCGGCTCACCCACACGCTGGAGGTGAACCAGATCGCCCGCACCATCGCCCGGGCGCTGCGCCTGAACGAGGACCTGACCGAGGCCATTGCCCTGGGGCACGATCTGGGGCACACGCCCTTCGGCCACGCGGGCGAGCGTGCGCTGAACGCTTTGTGCCCCGGCGGCTTTAAACACTACCAGCAGAGCGTGCGGGTGGTGGACAAGCTGGAAAAGAACTTTCAGGGCCTGAACCTTACCTGGGAGGTGCGCAACGGCTTTATCTGCCACACCCGCGGCAAGTGGGCCGCCACCCTGGAGGGGCGGGCGGTGCGCTATGCAGACCGCATCGCTTATATGAACCACGACATTGAGGACGCCATCACCGCCGGCGTGCTGCGCCCGGACGCACTGCCCAAAGAGATCGTGCAGGTGCTGGGCGCAACCAAGGGCGTGCGCATCACCACCCTTATCTCCGACCTGGTGGAGCACAGCACCCCCGCCGACCTGGCGTTCAGCCCCGAGGTGGGCGAGGCGTACGAGGCGCTGCACGATTTTATGTATTCCACCGTGTATGTGGACAAGCAGGCAAAGCGCGAGGAACAAAAGGTGGAAAAGGTGATCGCAGAGCTGTATGAGCGCTTTGTGTCTGACCCGAACCTTCTGCCGGACGGCTTTTTGCAGATCGCCTACCAGCAGGGCACCGACCGCGCTGTGACCGACTATATCAGCGGCATGAGCGACGAGTTCGCCATCCGCACCTTCGAGGACTTTTTTGTGCCCCAAAAGTGGCACGTACTTTAA
- the rpmE gene encoding 50S ribosomal protein L31: MKEGIHPKYVDCTITCACGEVIHTRSTRPEIRVEVCSKCHPFYTGKQKLVDTGGRVDRFNKRFGLKK; encoded by the coding sequence ATGAAAGAGGGTATCCATCCCAAGTACGTGGACTGCACCATCACCTGCGCTTGCGGCGAGGTCATCCACACCCGCTCCACCCGGCCCGAGATCCGCGTGGAGGTTTGCTCCAAGTGCCATCCCTTCTACACCGGCAAGCAGAAGCTGGTCGACACCGGCGGACGCGTGGATCGCTTCAACAAGCGTTTCGGCCTGAAGAAGTAA